One genomic window of Capricornis sumatraensis isolate serow.1 chromosome 15, serow.2, whole genome shotgun sequence includes the following:
- the NET1 gene encoding neuroepithelial cell-transforming gene 1 protein isoform X2, with amino-acid sequence MVAHDEVGGLLPIKRTIRVLDVNNQSFREQEEPSNKRVRSLARVTSLANLISPVRNGAVRRFGQTIQSFTLRGDSRSPASAQKFSSRSTVPVPAKRRSSTLWSETLDGSMRQSLTSREIRRQEAIYEMSRGEQDLIEDLKLARKAYHDPMLKLSIMSEEELTHIFGDLDAYIPLHEDLLKRIGKATKPGGTVEHIGHILVNWLPGLNAYKGYCSNQLAAKALLDQKKQDPRVQDFLQRCLESPFSRKLDLWSFLDIPRSRLVKYPLLLKEILRHTPKDHPDVQLLEEAILIIQGVLSDINVKKGESECQYYIDKLEYLDEKQKDPRIEASKMLLCHGELKNKNGHKLYIFLFQDILVLTRPVTRNERHSYQVYRQPIPVQELVLEDLQDGDVRMGGSFRGAFGNSDKAKNIFRVRFQDPSPGQSHTLQANDVFHKQQWFSCIRTAIAPFRQATSPSELHEECRENPTTTSNARAQRRASTASSMTQGEADGDTAECWAPVHTADHTMGVKAPRAQTSLRKARDRAQVGGKRKETLV; translated from the exons ATGGTGGCGCACGATGAGGTCGGAGGTCTCCTGCCCATTAAAAGGACCATACGAGTCCTCGACGTGAACAACCAGTCCTTCCGAGAACAAGAG GAGCCAAGCAATAAAAGAGTGCGATCTCTAGCTCGGGTCACATCCTTGGCAAATCTAATCTCTCCTGTAAGAAATGGAGCCGTCAGGCGCTTTGGTCAAACAATACAG tcaTTTACCCTTCGTGGTGACAGCAGATCCCCAGCTTCAGCCCAAAAGTTTTCCAGCAGGTCGACAGTCCCAGTGCCTGCCAAGAGGAGAAGCAGCACCCTGTGGTCGGAGACGTTAGACGGCAGCATGAGGCAGTCTCTGACCTCCAGGGAGATCAGACGTCAAGAG GCAATCTATGAAATGTCCCGAGGGGAACAGGACTTAATTGAGGACCTCAAACTTGCAAGAAAG GCCTACCACGACCCCATGTTAAAGCTGTCTATTATGTCAGAAGAGGAGCTCACACATATATTTGGTGATTTGGATGCTTACATACCTCTGCATGAAG ATTTGTTGAAGAGAATAGGAAAAGCCACCAAGCCTGGCGGGACAGTGGAGCACATTGGCCACATTCTCGTGAACTGG TTGCCAGGCTTGAATGCCTACAAAGGCTACTGCAGTAACCAGCTGGCAGCCAAGGCTCTTCTGGATCAGAAGAAACAGGACCCAAGAGTCCAGGACTTCCTCCAGCGTTGTCTGGAGTCTCCTTTCAGCCGAAAACTGGATCTCTGGAGCTTCCTCGATATTCCTCGAAGCCGCCTTGTCAAATACCCTTTACTGTTGAAAGAGATTCTTAGACATACTCCCAAAGACCACCCGGATGTTCAGCTGCTGGAGGAGGCT atACTAATAATACAAGGAGTTCTCTCTGATATCAACGTGAAGAAAGGTGAATCAGAATGCCAGTATTACATTGACAAGCTGGAGTATCTGGATGAAAAGCAGAAGGACCCTAGAATTGAGGCAAGCAAAATGTTGCTCTGCCATggggaactgaaaaataaaaatggacat AAACTGTACATTTTCCTGTTTCAAGACATCTTGGTGTTGACTCGGCCTGTTACTCGAAACGAGCGTCACTCCTACCAGGTTTACCGGCAGCCCATCCCTGTCCAGGAGCTGGTCTTGGAAGACCTGCAGGATGGAGACGTGAGGATGGGAGGGTCCTTCCGAGGGGCTTTTGGCAACTCAGATAAAG ctAAAAACATTTTCCGAGTTCGCTTCCAAGACCCCTCTCCGGGCCAGTCCCACACTCTCCAAGCCAACGACGTGTTCCACAAGCAGCAGTGGTTCAGCTGCATCCGCACCGCCATCGCCCCTTTCCGCCAGGCCACCAGCCCCTCTGAGCTCCACGAGGAGTGCAGGGagaaccccaccaccaccagcaacGCCAGGGCCCAGAGACGGGCATCCACGGCTTCTAGCATGACTCAGGGCGAAGCTGATGGAGACACTGCCGAGTGTTGGGCCCCGGTGCACACAGCAGACCACACGATGGGCGTGAAAGCACCCCGAGCCCAGACCAGCCTCCGCAAAGCCAGGGACAGAGCCCAGGTTGGTGGCAAGCGGAAGGAGACCCTAGTATAA